A genomic window from Cucumis melo cultivar AY chromosome 8, USDA_Cmelo_AY_1.0, whole genome shotgun sequence includes:
- the LOC103484640 gene encoding uncharacterized protein LOC103484640, with product MEEQTGGTKPIKCRGDQKRQKYGSDGAGFSTGDLPIGNLDAPPHSEDEDSHISTSEDSGSSGEERRLSGLAESLQILTKSLLTAEMEIFKATEFIRLEEERRRLESEVEMTSMLLQCQLQIASFLSAMVSPNIRKRKRVQEEDPSSSVTLERNRALLLSMLQLNMFTF from the exons ATGGAAGAGCAGACAGGTGGTACCAAACCGATCAAGTGCAGGGGCGACCAGAAACGTCAAAAATATGGAAGTGATGGAGCAGGGTTCTCAACCGGCGACCTTCCGATTGGGAATTTGGATGCTCCACCACATTCTGAGGATGAAGATTCCCATATCTCCACAAGTGAGGATTCGGGAAGCTCCGGCGAGGAAAGAAGGTTGTCCGGTTTGGCAGAGAGCTTGCAAATCTTGACAAAGTCGCTGCTGACGGCGGAAATGGAGATTTTCAAGGCGACGGAGTTCATCCGCCTTGAAGAGGAAAGGAGGAGGCTGGAATCGGAGGTCGAGATGACTAGCATGCTGCTCCAGTGTCAGCTGCAGATCGCCTCGTTTCTATCGGCCATGGTGAGTCCCAACATCCGGAAGAGGAAGCGAGTTCAGGAAGAAGATCCGTCCTCTTCAGTCACCTTAGAAAG GAACAGGGCTCTACTACTAAGTATGCTTCAACTCAACATGTTCACCTTTTGA
- the LOC103484636 gene encoding uncharacterized protein LOC103484636, which translates to MAISVSRRLLHSMGSLSTISVSRRLLRSMGSLSTFGQCNSSCTMSQSFSNPHEISGCVSGSSSTFASCSTLLKAGAFLASRGFCSSILTPESSNNAFPSELLSAKPVASEERKIGLYQDLMIPVTNFQNEDKGFMLLAGDVFDVPIRKDIIHRVVRWQLAKRQQGTHSTKTISEVSGTGRKPWKQKGTGRARHGTLRGPQFRGGATMHGPKPRSHAFKLNKKVRRLGLMIALSARVAEGKLLVFDNLDVTTHKTKNIVKYVNTMENTKKVLLVDGGPINEKLKLATQNLHYVNVLPSIGLNVYSILLHDTLVMSRDAVERIVTRMHTPINR; encoded by the exons ATGGCAATCTCAGTTTCGAGAAGGCTGTTGCACTCTATGGGGTCCTTATCAACAATCTCAGTTTCGAGAAGGCTGTTGCGTTCTATGGGGTCCTTATCAACATTTGGGCAATGTAATTCTTCATGTACTATGAGTCAGTCATTTTCTAATCCCCATG AAATTTCTGGCTGTGTTAGTGGGAGTAGCTCTACGTTTGCAAGCTGTTCTACTCTTTTGAAG GCTGGAGCCTTTCTTGCTTCCCGAGGGTTTTGCAGCTCAATTTTGACTCCTGAATCAAGCAATAATGCATTTCCTTCTGAGTTACTGTCTGCTAAGCCGGTGGCATCAGAAGAGCGCAAGATAG GACTTTATCAGGACCTGATGATTCCTGTGACAAACTTTCAAAATGAAGACAAAGGCTTCATGCTCTTGGCTGGAGATGTTTTTGACGTACCAATCAGGAAGGACATCATTCATCGGGTTGTTAGATGGCAGCTTGCAAAGAGGCAGCAG GGAACACATTCGACAAAAACAATTAGTGAGGTTAGTGGAACAGGGAGAAAGCCATGGAAACAAAAAGGTACTGGCAGAGCAAGGCATGGAACACTGCGTGGTCCCCAG TTCAGAGGTGGTGCAACTATGCATGGCCCCAAACCACGAAGTCATGCCTTTAAGCTTAATAAGAAAGTTCGTCGCTTGGGTTTGATGATCGCTCTTTCAGCTCGTGTTGCAGAAGGAAAG CTTTTGGTATTTGATAATTTGGATGTCACTACACATAAGACAAAGAACATCGTGAAATATGTCAATACAATGGAGAATACTAAAAAAGTACTACTGGTTGATGGTGGCCCCATAAATGAAAAGCTGAAGTTGGCCACGCAAAACCTTCATTATGTCAACGTTTTGCCATCTATT GGTTTGAACGTTTACAGCATTCTTCTACACGATACTCTTGTGATGTCTCGTGATGCTGTAGAAAGAATTGTTACTCGGATGCACACTCCAATCAACCGCTGA
- the LOC103484638 gene encoding uncharacterized protein LOC103484638 isoform X1 yields the protein MSVFNRISRTARAWRILASFKLKDSPSASRSFYLRQFGHQPEHLKPGLLSNGREPCFLYPAIVAGMLGVGAMEIAYAEAEESAATPPPPKDLSTHADMEDVAKKERLRIIEQLNRNKGTKYGACPRFTVGVKGQKVSIKFQVPPSCEVSHLIANLVSNLGLKVEESAGGSDMLLRAWDSPVAWQLTLSRPKSQRVAGENKGNSIEMDAEDGDLTVLIFHSLVTSDKTVSANEIEFIKQGSLSTKELDSLVSVLQLAGGRLGESRSSERKSREGSTQMPSSEKSISSLEAMGVKVYGLDEPHVNSTENEISWDNIAGYDQQKREIEDSILMTLHNPELFDDIAHGTRRRFESNRPRAVLFEGPPGTGKTSSARVIANQAGVPLVYVPLEVIMSKYYGESERLLGKVFSLANELSTGAIIFLDEVDSFAISRDSEIHEATRRVLSVLLRQIDGFEQDRKVIVIAATNRKQDLDPALISRFDLMITFGLPDERNREEIAVQYAKQLTKPELKEFARNTDGMSGRDIRDICQQAERSWASKIIRGKVSKTGEHGILPPIEEYIECAMKRRKALQTIDDHEIKDPNIRTKKTQLA from the exons atgtcggttttcaaTCGGATTTCCAGGACCGCCCGAGCGTGGCGAATACTTGCGTCATTCAAACTCAAGGATTCTCCGAGCGCATCCCGGAGTTTCTATCTGA GACAATTTGGGCATCAACCAGAACATTTAAAACCAGGACTGCTGTCTAATGGACGTGAACCTTGCTTTCTCTATCCAGCTATCGTTGCCGGTATGCTTGGAGTTGGGGCAATGGAAATAGCATATGCAGAAGCTGAAGAG TCTGCTGCCACTCCGCCGCCACCAAAAGACCTCTCTACCCATGCTGATATGGAGGACGTTGCTAAGAAAGAAAGACTGAGAATAATTGAACAGTTAAACAGAAACAAAGGAACCAAGTATGGTGCTTGTCCGCGATTTACTGTTGGAGTTAAGGGGCAAAAG GTCAGTATCAAGTTCCAAGTTCCGCCCAGTTGTGAAGTTTCACATCTGATTGCAAATCTTGTATCAAATCTTGGACTAAAAGTTGAAGAAAGTGCTGGTGGTTCAGATATGTTATTGCGTGCATGGGACAG TCCAGTTGCTTGGCAACTAACCCTTAGTCGACCAAAAAGTCAGAGAGTAGCTGGAGAAAACAAGGGAAACTCAATAGAAATGGATGCTGAGGATGGAGATCTAACTGTTCTAATATTTCATTCACTCGTTACCTCAGATAAAACTGTCAGTGCTAAT GAAATTGAATTCATAAAGCAGGGAAGCTTGAGCACCAAAGAGCTTGATTCTTTGGTTTCTGTTTTACAATTAGCCGGTGGAAGGTTGGGAGAAAGTAGATCATCTGAAAGAAAATCGAGGGAAGGGTCTACACAAATGCCATCTTCTGAAAAATCTATATCTAGCCTCGAAGCAATGGGTGTGAaagtttatggacttgatgagcCTCATGTAAATTCCACTGAAAATGAGATATCCTGGGATAATATTGCTGGTTATGATCAACAAAAACG TGAAATAGAAGACTCCATACTGATGACTCTACATAATCCAGAATTATTTGATGATATTGCTCATGGGACTCGGCGCAGGTTTGAATCAAATAGACCTCGGGCTGTTCTCTTTGAAGGGCCTCCAG GTACAGGTAAAACATCTTCTGCTCGTGTAATTGCAAACCAAGCT GGCGTCCCGTTGGTGTATGTACCACTTGAGGTTATCATGTCAAAGTACTATGGCGAAAGTGAACGTCTCTTGGGGAAAGTGTTTTCACTTGCTAATGAGCTTAGTACCGGTGCTATCATTTTCCTAGACGAG GTTGATTCATTTGCAATATCTCGCGACAGTGAAATACATGAAGCCACTCGAAGAGTATTATCAGTATTATTGCGTCAG ATCGATGGGTTCGAGCAGGACAGAAAAGTGATTGTAATTGCTGCCACTAATAGAAAGCAAGACCTTGATCCTGCTTTAATCAG TCGGTTTGACTTGATGATCACATTTGGGTTACCTGATGAGCGGAACCGTGAGGAAATAGCAGTTCAGTATGCAAAGCAGCTAACAAAACCTGAATTAAAGGAGTTTGCAAGAAACACAGATGG AATGTCTGGAAGGGACATAAGGGATATTTGTCAGCAAGCGGAGCGATCGTGGGCATCAAAG ATAATTCGAGGGAAAGTTTCAAAAACTGGAGAACATGGAATACTTCCACCCATTGAAGAATATATCGAGTGTGCCATGAAAAGGCGCAAAGCTTTGCAAACTATCGATGACCATGAAATCAAGGATCCCAACATCCGCACGAAGAAAACTCAATTAGCTTGA
- the LOC103484638 gene encoding uncharacterized protein LOC103484638 isoform X3, protein MQKLKSYLQSAATPPPPKDLSTHADMEDVAKKERLRIIEQLNRNKGTKYGACPRFTVGVKGQKVSIKFQVPPSCEVSHLIANLVSNLGLKVEESAGGSDMLLRAWDSPVAWQLTLSRPKSQRVAGENKGNSIEMDAEDGDLTVLIFHSLVTSDKTVSANEIEFIKQGSLSTKELDSLVSVLQLAGGRLGESRSSERKSREGSTQMPSSEKSISSLEAMGVKVYGLDEPHVNSTENEISWDNIAGYDQQKREIEDSILMTLHNPELFDDIAHGTRRRFESNRPRAVLFEGPPGTGKTSSARVIANQAGVPLVYVPLEVIMSKYYGESERLLGKVFSLANELSTGAIIFLDEVDSFAISRDSEIHEATRRVLSVLLRQIDGFEQDRKVIVIAATNRKQDLDPALISRFDLMITFGLPDERNREEIAVQYAKQLTKPELKEFARNTDGMSGRDIRDICQQAERSWASKIIRGKVSKTGEHGILPPIEEYIECAMKRRKALQTIDDHEIKDPNIRTKKTQLA, encoded by the exons ATGCAGAAGCTGAAGAG CTATCTGCAGTCTGCTGCCACTCCGCCGCCACCAAAAGACCTCTCTACCCATGCTGATATGGAGGACGTTGCTAAGAAAGAAAGACTGAGAATAATTGAACAGTTAAACAGAAACAAAGGAACCAAGTATGGTGCTTGTCCGCGATTTACTGTTGGAGTTAAGGGGCAAAAG GTCAGTATCAAGTTCCAAGTTCCGCCCAGTTGTGAAGTTTCACATCTGATTGCAAATCTTGTATCAAATCTTGGACTAAAAGTTGAAGAAAGTGCTGGTGGTTCAGATATGTTATTGCGTGCATGGGACAG TCCAGTTGCTTGGCAACTAACCCTTAGTCGACCAAAAAGTCAGAGAGTAGCTGGAGAAAACAAGGGAAACTCAATAGAAATGGATGCTGAGGATGGAGATCTAACTGTTCTAATATTTCATTCACTCGTTACCTCAGATAAAACTGTCAGTGCTAAT GAAATTGAATTCATAAAGCAGGGAAGCTTGAGCACCAAAGAGCTTGATTCTTTGGTTTCTGTTTTACAATTAGCCGGTGGAAGGTTGGGAGAAAGTAGATCATCTGAAAGAAAATCGAGGGAAGGGTCTACACAAATGCCATCTTCTGAAAAATCTATATCTAGCCTCGAAGCAATGGGTGTGAaagtttatggacttgatgagcCTCATGTAAATTCCACTGAAAATGAGATATCCTGGGATAATATTGCTGGTTATGATCAACAAAAACG TGAAATAGAAGACTCCATACTGATGACTCTACATAATCCAGAATTATTTGATGATATTGCTCATGGGACTCGGCGCAGGTTTGAATCAAATAGACCTCGGGCTGTTCTCTTTGAAGGGCCTCCAG GTACAGGTAAAACATCTTCTGCTCGTGTAATTGCAAACCAAGCT GGCGTCCCGTTGGTGTATGTACCACTTGAGGTTATCATGTCAAAGTACTATGGCGAAAGTGAACGTCTCTTGGGGAAAGTGTTTTCACTTGCTAATGAGCTTAGTACCGGTGCTATCATTTTCCTAGACGAG GTTGATTCATTTGCAATATCTCGCGACAGTGAAATACATGAAGCCACTCGAAGAGTATTATCAGTATTATTGCGTCAG ATCGATGGGTTCGAGCAGGACAGAAAAGTGATTGTAATTGCTGCCACTAATAGAAAGCAAGACCTTGATCCTGCTTTAATCAG TCGGTTTGACTTGATGATCACATTTGGGTTACCTGATGAGCGGAACCGTGAGGAAATAGCAGTTCAGTATGCAAAGCAGCTAACAAAACCTGAATTAAAGGAGTTTGCAAGAAACACAGATGG AATGTCTGGAAGGGACATAAGGGATATTTGTCAGCAAGCGGAGCGATCGTGGGCATCAAAG ATAATTCGAGGGAAAGTTTCAAAAACTGGAGAACATGGAATACTTCCACCCATTGAAGAATATATCGAGTGTGCCATGAAAAGGCGCAAAGCTTTGCAAACTATCGATGACCATGAAATCAAGGATCCCAACATCCGCACGAAGAAAACTCAATTAGCTTGA
- the LOC103484638 gene encoding uncharacterized protein LOC103484638 isoform X2: MSVFNRISRTARAWRILASFKLKDSPSASRSFYLRQFGHQPEHLKPGLLSNGREPCFLYPAIVAGMLGVGAMEIAYAEAEESAATPPPPKDLSTHADMEDVAKKERLRIIEQLNRNKGTKYGACPRFTVGVKGQKVSIKFQVPPSCEVSHLIANLVSNLGLKVEESAGGSDMLLRAWDSPVAWQLTLSRPKSQRVAGENKGNSIEMDAEDGDLTVLIFHSLVTSDKTEIEFIKQGSLSTKELDSLVSVLQLAGGRLGESRSSERKSREGSTQMPSSEKSISSLEAMGVKVYGLDEPHVNSTENEISWDNIAGYDQQKREIEDSILMTLHNPELFDDIAHGTRRRFESNRPRAVLFEGPPGTGKTSSARVIANQAGVPLVYVPLEVIMSKYYGESERLLGKVFSLANELSTGAIIFLDEVDSFAISRDSEIHEATRRVLSVLLRQIDGFEQDRKVIVIAATNRKQDLDPALISRFDLMITFGLPDERNREEIAVQYAKQLTKPELKEFARNTDGMSGRDIRDICQQAERSWASKIIRGKVSKTGEHGILPPIEEYIECAMKRRKALQTIDDHEIKDPNIRTKKTQLA; the protein is encoded by the exons atgtcggttttcaaTCGGATTTCCAGGACCGCCCGAGCGTGGCGAATACTTGCGTCATTCAAACTCAAGGATTCTCCGAGCGCATCCCGGAGTTTCTATCTGA GACAATTTGGGCATCAACCAGAACATTTAAAACCAGGACTGCTGTCTAATGGACGTGAACCTTGCTTTCTCTATCCAGCTATCGTTGCCGGTATGCTTGGAGTTGGGGCAATGGAAATAGCATATGCAGAAGCTGAAGAG TCTGCTGCCACTCCGCCGCCACCAAAAGACCTCTCTACCCATGCTGATATGGAGGACGTTGCTAAGAAAGAAAGACTGAGAATAATTGAACAGTTAAACAGAAACAAAGGAACCAAGTATGGTGCTTGTCCGCGATTTACTGTTGGAGTTAAGGGGCAAAAG GTCAGTATCAAGTTCCAAGTTCCGCCCAGTTGTGAAGTTTCACATCTGATTGCAAATCTTGTATCAAATCTTGGACTAAAAGTTGAAGAAAGTGCTGGTGGTTCAGATATGTTATTGCGTGCATGGGACAG TCCAGTTGCTTGGCAACTAACCCTTAGTCGACCAAAAAGTCAGAGAGTAGCTGGAGAAAACAAGGGAAACTCAATAGAAATGGATGCTGAGGATGGAGATCTAACTGTTCTAATATTTCATTCACTCGTTACCTCAGATAAAACT GAAATTGAATTCATAAAGCAGGGAAGCTTGAGCACCAAAGAGCTTGATTCTTTGGTTTCTGTTTTACAATTAGCCGGTGGAAGGTTGGGAGAAAGTAGATCATCTGAAAGAAAATCGAGGGAAGGGTCTACACAAATGCCATCTTCTGAAAAATCTATATCTAGCCTCGAAGCAATGGGTGTGAaagtttatggacttgatgagcCTCATGTAAATTCCACTGAAAATGAGATATCCTGGGATAATATTGCTGGTTATGATCAACAAAAACG TGAAATAGAAGACTCCATACTGATGACTCTACATAATCCAGAATTATTTGATGATATTGCTCATGGGACTCGGCGCAGGTTTGAATCAAATAGACCTCGGGCTGTTCTCTTTGAAGGGCCTCCAG GTACAGGTAAAACATCTTCTGCTCGTGTAATTGCAAACCAAGCT GGCGTCCCGTTGGTGTATGTACCACTTGAGGTTATCATGTCAAAGTACTATGGCGAAAGTGAACGTCTCTTGGGGAAAGTGTTTTCACTTGCTAATGAGCTTAGTACCGGTGCTATCATTTTCCTAGACGAG GTTGATTCATTTGCAATATCTCGCGACAGTGAAATACATGAAGCCACTCGAAGAGTATTATCAGTATTATTGCGTCAG ATCGATGGGTTCGAGCAGGACAGAAAAGTGATTGTAATTGCTGCCACTAATAGAAAGCAAGACCTTGATCCTGCTTTAATCAG TCGGTTTGACTTGATGATCACATTTGGGTTACCTGATGAGCGGAACCGTGAGGAAATAGCAGTTCAGTATGCAAAGCAGCTAACAAAACCTGAATTAAAGGAGTTTGCAAGAAACACAGATGG AATGTCTGGAAGGGACATAAGGGATATTTGTCAGCAAGCGGAGCGATCGTGGGCATCAAAG ATAATTCGAGGGAAAGTTTCAAAAACTGGAGAACATGGAATACTTCCACCCATTGAAGAATATATCGAGTGTGCCATGAAAAGGCGCAAAGCTTTGCAAACTATCGATGACCATGAAATCAAGGATCCCAACATCCGCACGAAGAAAACTCAATTAGCTTGA
- the LOC103484637 gene encoding homeobox protein knotted-1-like LET6 codes for MDGPSGNCSGGMMNFGDQNNNNNNNNNGLCSMMMMMPLISASQQGGDGSSCTPFLPLPPPNYNNTNNNNNSICNYFMDETNNNNNNNSESSNGANSCCEVKAKIMAHPHYHRLLTAYVNCRKVGAPPEVVARLEEACASAVTMSSGNNGGGCIGEDPALDQFMEAYCEMLTKYEQELSKPFRDAMLFLQRIDSQFKALSISSSHLPPACGEAFDRNGSSEEEVDINGHSIDPQAEDRELKGQLLRKYSGYLGSLKQEFMKKRKKGKLPKEARQQLLDWWSRHYKWPYPSESQKLALAQSTGLDQKQINNWFINQRKRHWKPSEDMQFVVMDAAHPQYYMDAVLGNPFPLDISPALL; via the exons ATGGATGGTCCAAGTGGGAATTGTTCTGGAGGTATGATGAATTTTGGTGATcaaaataacaacaacaacaacaacaataatggGTTATGTtctatgatgatgatgatgccGTTAATCTCTGCTTCTCAACAAGGTGGAGATGGTTCTTCATGTACTCcatttcttcctcttcctcctccCAATTACAAcaacaccaacaacaacaataattcTATTTGTAATTACTTCATGGATGaaaccaacaacaacaacaataacaacagcGAGAGTAGTAATGGAGCCAATTCTTGTTGTGAAGTCAAGGCTAAAATCATGGCTCATCCTCACTACCACCGTCTTCTTACTGCCTATGTGAATTGTCGTAAg GTGGGGGCGCCGCCGGAAGTGGTGGCACGGCTTGAAGAAGCGTGTGCAAGTGCGGTGACAATGAGTAGTGGTAATAATGGTGGTGGGTGTATTGGGGAAGATCCAGCGCTTGATCAGTTTATGGAAGCTTATTGTGAGATGCTTACTAAATATGAACAAGAACTTTCCAAACCCTTTAGAGATGCTATGCTCTTTCTTCAACGAATTGACTCTCAATTCAAAGCTCTCTCTATTTCCTCCTCTCATCTCCCTCCAg CTTGTGGCGAGGCGTTTGATAGGAACGGATCATCTGAAGAGGAAGTTGATATCAATGGGCACTCAATCGACCCACAAGCGGAAGATCGTGAACTGAAAGGTCAGCTTCTACGCAAATACAGCGGATACTTGGGCAGTTTGAAGCAAGAATTCatgaagaaaaggaagaaagggaagtTACCTAAGGAAGCTAGACAACAACTTCTGGATTGGTGGAGTAGACATTACAAATGGCCGTATCCATCT GAATCACAGAAGTTGGCTTTAGCTCAATCAACTGGGTTAGATCAAAAGCAAATCAACAATTGGTTCATTAACCAAAGAAAAAGACACTGGAAACCATCAGAAGATATGCAATTTGTGGTGATGGATGCTGCTCATCCACAGTATTACATGGATGCTGTCTTAGGGAATCCTTTTCCCTTGGATATATCCCCTGCTctactttaa